A genomic region of Chryseobacterium sp. KACC 21268 contains the following coding sequences:
- a CDS encoding AI-2E family transporter, which produces MNQTYPFYVKLSCILISIVILGFLAIIGEQILIPMVLGLLISILLMPLSRFMEKRLRFPRSLSSILASLLALAIIGGVIYVLSLQVAKLANDWPSFQKQFVDLIDDLQGWISRTFGVRRKDQLLYLNDTAKKSISTGTAILERALKSIGYVLMLTGFTFLFTLFFLLYRTHLLKFLVASFSETYHKTVFEIIDNIQFMVKKYLVGLFLQMLIVTILSLIAYTIIGVKYNFMLAILTGILNILPYIGILIALLIGALITFATAGISHVLFIVIAIVVIHAIDGNIIMPRVVGSKVKINSLIVIIGLVIGEMLWGIAGMLLTIPILAILKIIFDRVEGLQSWGFLMGEDDDVPVFKATFDKYFLVKKTKVTNVEIISKPEDEIGK; this is translated from the coding sequence ATGAATCAAACCTATCCTTTTTATGTAAAACTTTCCTGCATATTGATCAGTATTGTGATCTTGGGATTCCTTGCTATCATTGGCGAACAGATTTTGATTCCGATGGTTTTGGGATTGTTGATCTCGATTTTGTTGATGCCTCTCAGCCGATTTATGGAGAAGCGATTGCGGTTTCCGCGAAGTCTTTCTTCGATTCTGGCAAGTCTTTTGGCGTTGGCAATTATTGGTGGTGTGATCTACGTGTTGTCGCTCCAAGTGGCGAAGTTGGCGAATGATTGGCCATCATTTCAAAAGCAGTTTGTGGATTTGATAGATGATCTTCAAGGTTGGATTTCCAGAACTTTTGGTGTGCGGAGAAAAGATCAATTGTTATATCTGAATGACACGGCGAAAAAGTCGATCAGCACCGGAACTGCGATTCTGGAAAGAGCCTTGAAATCCATTGGTTATGTTTTGATGTTGACAGGTTTTACGTTTTTGTTTACGCTTTTTTTCCTTTTGTACAGAACACATTTGCTCAAATTTTTGGTCGCCAGTTTTTCTGAAACGTATCACAAAACGGTTTTTGAGATCATTGATAATATTCAGTTTATGGTGAAGAAATATTTGGTGGGACTGTTTCTCCAAATGTTGATCGTCACGATCTTATCATTGATTGCTTACACGATTATCGGCGTGAAATATAATTTTATGCTCGCCATTCTCACGGGGATTTTGAACATTTTACCCTATATCGGAATTCTGATCGCGTTGCTGATTGGCGCATTGATTACGTTTGCAACCGCAGGAATCAGTCACGTATTGTTTATTGTGATTGCCATTGTCGTGATCCACGCCATCGACGGCAATATCATAATGCCGAGAGTTGTCGGTTCCAAAGTGAAGATTAATTCTTTGATCGTGATCATCGGTTTGGTGATTGGCGAGATGCTTTGGGGCATTGCTGGAATGCTTCTCACGATTCCGATCTTGGCGATTCTGAAAATCATTTTTGATAGAGTAGAAGGTCTGCAATCCTGGGGATTCCTGATGGGTGAGGATGATGATGTTCCGGTCTTCAAAGCGACGTTTGACAAATATTTTCTGGTAAAGAAAACCAAGGTGACGAATGTGGAAATCATT
- a CDS encoding dicarboxylate/amino acid:cation symporter: protein MNFDIEQKPLKPKKFYQHLYIQVLIAIIFGVSLGYFYPDVGEKMKPLGDGFIKLVKMIIAPVIFLTVSTGIAGMSDLKKVGRVAGKAFIYFFTFSTLALIIGLIVSNVVQPGKGLNIDPSTLNSAEIDQYVKAAHHNSMVNFIFNIIPETLFSPLTGDNILQVLLVAILFGVALAITSEKSYPIYDFLQTLTIPIFKIVEILMKLAPIGAFGAMAFTIGKYGLESLKNLAMLVGTFYATSALFVILVLGSVAWYNGFNIFKFLRYLKDEILLVLGTSSSEPALPGLMKKLENAGCEKGVVGLVVPTGYSFNLDGTNIYMTLAALFIAQACNIDLSLEHQLGLLLVAMLSSKGAAGVSGAGFITLAATLAVVPEVPIAGMTLILGIDKFMSECRALTNVIGNAVATVVVSNWENRLDKDRLKEVLN from the coding sequence ATGAATTTTGACATTGAACAAAAACCGCTGAAGCCAAAAAAATTCTATCAGCATCTCTATATTCAGGTTTTGATAGCCATTATTTTCGGCGTTTCGCTCGGTTATTTTTATCCAGATGTAGGCGAGAAAATGAAACCTTTGGGCGACGGCTTCATCAAGTTGGTAAAGATGATCATCGCGCCCGTGATCTTCCTCACCGTTTCCACAGGAATTGCCGGAATGAGCGACCTCAAGAAAGTCGGACGAGTTGCGGGAAAGGCTTTCATCTACTTTTTTACATTTTCCACGTTAGCGTTGATCATCGGTTTGATTGTCAGTAATGTCGTTCAACCAGGAAAAGGTCTCAACATCGATCCAAGTACTTTGAACAGTGCAGAGATCGATCAATATGTCAAAGCTGCGCACCACAACTCGATGGTGAATTTCATCTTCAACATCATTCCCGAAACCTTGTTCAGTCCTTTGACGGGCGATAATATTTTGCAGGTTTTGTTGGTCGCGATTTTATTCGGAGTCGCACTGGCTATCACTTCCGAGAAAAGTTATCCCATTTACGATTTCCTTCAAACCTTGACAATCCCGATTTTCAAAATTGTTGAAATTCTGATGAAACTCGCGCCTATTGGTGCTTTCGGCGCAATGGCTTTCACGATTGGCAAATATGGTTTGGAATCTTTGAAAAATCTAGCGATGCTCGTCGGCACATTCTACGCTACTTCCGCTTTGTTCGTAATTTTGGTTTTAGGAAGTGTCGCTTGGTACAACGGTTTCAATATTTTCAAATTCCTAAGATATCTGAAAGACGAAATTCTACTCGTTCTCGGCACAAGTTCCTCTGAGCCAGCACTTCCAGGATTGATGAAAAAACTCGAAAATGCTGGTTGCGAAAAAGGCGTTGTCGGTCTCGTAGTTCCGACGGGCTATTCCTTCAACCTCGACGGTACCAACATTTATATGACTTTGGCGGCGCTTTTCATCGCTCAGGCTTGCAACATCGATCTGAGTTTGGAGCATCAGCTCGGTTTGCTTTTGGTCGCGATGTTGAGTTCCAAAGGTGCGGCAGGCGTTTCCGGCGCGGGATTTATCACATTGGCAGCCACTTTGGCGGTAGTTCCCGAAGTTCCAATTGCGGGGATGACCTTGATTCTCGGCATCGACAAATTTATGTCCGAATGTCGCGCATTGACCAATGTCATTGGAAATGCCGTTGCTACCGTTGTCGTTTCCAATTGGGAAAATCGTTTGGACAAAGATCGATTAAAAGAAGTTTTGAATTAG
- a CDS encoding discoidin domain-containing protein — MKLKTIFTFAILLFIGQISAQQKTYCNPINIDYGYTPFEVFSRQGKHRATADPVIVNFQKKLFLFSTNQEGYWHSDDMLNWKFVHRKFLLDNKYTHDLNAPAVWAMKDTLYVFGSTWEQDFPIWKSTNPTKDDWKIAVDTLKVGAWDPAFHYDEDKNKLYLYWGSSNEWPLLGTEIKTKTMQSEGFVKPILRLKPEDHGWERFGEYNDNVFLQPFVEGAWMTKYKDKYYMQYGAPATEFSGYSDGVYVSKNPLEGFEYQQHNPFSYKPGGFARGAGHGATFEDNFGNWWHVSTIFISTKNNFERRLGIWPTGFDKDDVMYTNTAYGDYPTLLPQYAQGKDFTKGLFPGWMLLNYNKPVQVSSTLGGYQANLAVDEDIKTYWSAKTGNSGEWFQTDLGEVSTINAIQVNYADQDAEFMGKTLGKMHQYKIYGSNDGKKWTVIVDKSKNQTDVPHDYIELEKPAKARFLKMENLKMPTGKFALSGFRVFGKGAGAKPAKVQNFVPLRADPKKYGERRSIWFKWQQNSDADGYVIYWGKSPDKLYGSIMVYGKNEYFFTGADRTDSYYFQIEAFNANGISERTEVVKSE, encoded by the coding sequence ATGAAATTAAAAACAATTTTTACGTTCGCAATCTTACTTTTCATCGGTCAGATTTCGGCGCAACAAAAAACCTATTGCAATCCCATCAACATCGATTATGGCTACACGCCTTTCGAGGTTTTTTCCAGACAAGGGAAACACCGCGCAACGGCCGACCCAGTGATTGTCAATTTTCAGAAAAAACTTTTCTTATTTTCGACCAATCAGGAAGGTTATTGGCATTCTGATGATATGCTGAATTGGAAATTTGTCCACAGAAAATTCCTTCTCGATAATAAGTACACCCACGATTTGAACGCTCCAGCAGTTTGGGCGATGAAAGATACATTGTATGTTTTCGGTTCCACTTGGGAACAGGATTTCCCGATTTGGAAAAGTACCAATCCAACCAAAGACGATTGGAAAATCGCTGTCGATACTTTGAAAGTTGGTGCTTGGGACCCAGCTTTTCATTATGATGAGGACAAAAACAAATTGTATTTATACTGGGGTTCCAGCAACGAATGGCCACTTCTAGGAACCGAAATCAAAACCAAAACAATGCAATCCGAAGGTTTCGTAAAACCGATTTTAAGATTGAAACCAGAAGACCACGGCTGGGAAAGATTTGGCGAATATAATGACAATGTTTTCCTACAACCCTTTGTAGAAGGTGCCTGGATGACGAAATACAAAGACAAATATTATATGCAATACGGTGCGCCAGCCACAGAATTCAGTGGTTATTCTGACGGCGTTTACGTTTCTAAAAACCCATTGGAAGGTTTTGAATATCAGCAACATAATCCATTCTCCTACAAACCAGGCGGATTTGCGAGAGGCGCTGGCCACGGAGCAACTTTCGAAGATAATTTTGGGAATTGGTGGCACGTTTCCACGATTTTCATTTCGACCAAAAACAATTTTGAAAGACGATTGGGAATCTGGCCAACTGGCTTCGACAAAGATGATGTGATGTACACCAACACCGCTTACGGCGATTATCCGACTTTGCTTCCGCAATATGCGCAAGGCAAAGATTTTACGAAAGGATTGTTCCCAGGTTGGATGCTTTTGAATTACAATAAACCAGTTCAGGTTTCCTCAACTTTGGGTGGTTATCAGGCGAATCTTGCGGTGGATGAAGACATTAAAACTTATTGGAGCGCCAAAACTGGAAATTCTGGAGAATGGTTTCAAACGGATTTGGGCGAAGTTTCCACAATCAACGCCATCCAAGTGAATTATGCGGACCAGGATGCTGAGTTTATGGGAAAAACGCTTGGCAAAATGCACCAATACAAAATCTATGGTTCCAATGACGGCAAAAAATGGACAGTGATTGTCGATAAATCCAAAAACCAAACCGACGTTCCGCACGATTACATCGAACTTGAAAAACCCGCAAAAGCAAGATTCCTAAAAATGGAAAACCTGAAAATGCCAACAGGAAAATTTGCATTGAGCGGATTCCGAGTTTTTGGAAAAGGTGCCGGTGCAAAACCTGCGAAAGTTCAAAACTTCGTTCCATTGCGCGCAGACCCGAAAAAATATGGCGAGAGAAGAAGCATCTGGTTCAAATGGCAACAGAATTCTGACGCCGACGGCTACGTCATCTATTGGGGAAAATCGCCGGACAAATTGTACGGAAGCATAATGGTTTACGGTAAAAACGAATACTTTTTCACTGGAGCCGACAGAACAGATTCTTATTATTTCCAAATTGAAGCTTTCAATGCCAACGGAATCTCTGAGAGAACAGAGGTTGTAAAATCGGAATAA
- a CDS encoding alpha/beta hydrolase-fold protein, with translation MEFFLKSEDNDDRAIFITGNFNKWNPRDSKFELEKLDDSNYYIHIPDEQLSDEIEFKFTKGGWENVEIDKYDSITPNRKARKEDKKVQVNIEKWRLNWGPFKKEFFPTVELVDEAFYIPQLDKTRKVWALLPYDYHKSEKTYPVLYLQDAQNLFNEGSAYGNWEIDKKLALLAEYGRGELIVIAVEHGNDDRIKEYIFDNDAVTKDAEGKKYLRFITDTLKPWIDKNYRTKKDRENTGIGGSSLGGLISIYGGFLYPEVYSKLLIFSPSLWVEPENDFPMISFSNPYKIKVYLYGGRQEGSRMVGRIRLFEKSLKRLNAQKLFDFEVKTNINEQGTHQEFYWSQEFPRAVEWLFIDSLESPVKAKDELENDIKN, from the coding sequence ATGGAGTTTTTTCTGAAGTCAGAAGACAATGATGACCGAGCGATTTTCATTACCGGAAATTTTAACAAATGGAATCCGCGCGATTCCAAATTTGAATTGGAAAAATTGGATGATAGCAACTATTACATCCATATTCCCGATGAACAACTGAGTGATGAGATAGAATTTAAATTTACAAAAGGCGGTTGGGAAAATGTAGAAATCGACAAATATGACAGCATTACGCCCAACAGAAAAGCAAGAAAAGAGGACAAAAAAGTCCAGGTCAATATAGAAAAATGGCGACTGAACTGGGGACCTTTCAAGAAGGAATTTTTCCCGACGGTGGAATTGGTAGATGAGGCTTTTTACATTCCTCAGCTCGATAAGACCAGGAAAGTTTGGGCGCTTTTGCCTTACGATTATCACAAATCTGAGAAAACTTATCCTGTGCTTTACCTTCAGGATGCGCAGAATTTGTTTAATGAAGGCTCGGCTTATGGCAATTGGGAAATTGATAAAAAGTTGGCGCTTCTGGCAGAATATGGACGAGGCGAACTCATCGTCATTGCTGTTGAACACGGGAACGACGATAGAATTAAGGAATATATTTTTGACAACGATGCCGTGACAAAAGATGCGGAAGGCAAAAAATATCTGAGGTTCATCACCGACACGTTGAAACCTTGGATTGACAAAAATTACAGGACCAAAAAAGACCGTGAAAATACGGGAATCGGTGGAAGTTCTTTGGGTGGTTTGATTAGTATTTATGGTGGATTTCTCTATCCGGAAGTCTATTCCAAACTGTTGATTTTTTCGCCGTCGCTTTGGGTAGAACCAGAGAATGATTTTCCGATGATTAGCTTCAGCAATCCTTATAAAATCAAGGTTTATCTGTATGGCGGAAGACAGGAAGGTTCCAGAATGGTCGGCAGAATCAGACTTTTCGAGAAATCTTTGAAAAGATTGAATGCTCAGAAATTGTTTGATTTTGAAGTAAAAACCAATATCAACGAGCAAGGAACACATCAGGAATTCTATTGGTCCCAGGAATTCCCAAGAGCTGTAGAATGGCTTTTCATCGACAGTTTGGAAAGTCCGGTGAAGGCAAAAGATGAATTGGAAAATG
- a CDS encoding thioesterase family protein: MIHTTTSIRVRYGETDPMKYVYYGNYAEYFEVARVELFRSLGMSYDEIEKRGIFLPVSEYKIKYLKPALYDQLLEIRTYIRKIPGIRIEFDYEIYNEENVKITEASTTLFFLDSETKKIVKCPDYLMELIEKKWNPNL; the protein is encoded by the coding sequence ATGATACACACAACCACCTCAATACGAGTACGTTACGGAGAAACAGACCCTATGAAATACGTCTATTATGGCAACTATGCAGAATATTTTGAGGTCGCCAGAGTAGAACTTTTTCGCAGCCTTGGAATGTCTTATGACGAAATAGAAAAAAGGGGAATTTTTTTGCCAGTTTCGGAATACAAAATTAAGTATTTGAAACCAGCACTTTATGACCAACTTTTGGAAATCAGGACTTACATCAGAAAAATTCCGGGAATTAGAATTGAGTTCGATTATGAAATTTATAATGAAGAAAATGTAAAAATTACAGAAGCTTCCACCACTCTATTTTTCCTCGATTCTGAAACCAAAAAGATTGTCAAATGTCCAGATTACTTGATGGAATTAATCGAGAAAAAATGGAATCCAAATCTTTAA
- a CDS encoding low molecular weight phosphotyrosine protein phosphatase, whose product MKILMVCLGNICRSPLAEGILKHKLGDDYFVDSAGTINYHEGSQPDERSIKTATKNGIDISTQKSRPITKSDFDKFDLIFCMDKNNYKDVLKLADDSQKHKVRLILDNELEVPDPYFGGIDGFDKVYKMLDESCEIIAEKIKNNSI is encoded by the coding sequence ATGAAGATTTTAATGGTTTGCCTCGGAAACATTTGCAGAAGTCCTTTGGCAGAAGGGATTTTGAAACATAAATTAGGAGACGATTATTTTGTAGACAGCGCTGGAACGATTAATTACCACGAAGGAAGCCAGCCAGACGAACGCTCTATAAAAACCGCAACCAAAAACGGGATCGATATCTCTACCCAAAAATCCAGACCGATCACAAAATCAGATTTTGATAAATTCGATTTGATATTCTGTATGGACAAAAACAATTACAAAGACGTTCTGAAACTCGCAGACGATTCTCAGAAACACAAGGTCAGATTGATCTTGGATAATGAACTCGAAGTTCCAGATCCCTATTTCGGCGGAATCGACGGTTTTGATAAAGTTTACAAAATGCTCGACGAATCTTGCGAAATAATTGCCGAAAAAATCAAGAACAATAGCATATAA
- a CDS encoding SAM-dependent methyltransferase, with amino-acid sequence MLYLLPAYLSENSPIDYFAPTIKDIIMNVDHYFVENEKTARKVIKFFAPEKKQPELKLFLLDKYSETADLKEAQKLMKEGVDFGLLSEAGLPCIGDPGNIIVGWSHKNNVKVIPVNGPSSFVLALIASGFNGQQFSFNGYLAIEKDKKKKEIQQLESLVEKTGFTQIFMETPYRNNPLFEDLTKFLNPNTKLCIASNINDPENEFIKTRTINDWKKNKPELHKIPTVFLIGK; translated from the coding sequence ATGCTTTACCTTTTACCAGCTTACCTTTCAGAAAATTCTCCAATCGATTATTTCGCCCCAACGATCAAAGACATCATTATGAATGTCGACCATTATTTTGTGGAAAATGAAAAAACGGCAAGAAAAGTCATTAAGTTTTTCGCTCCGGAGAAAAAACAACCAGAACTCAAATTATTTCTCCTTGACAAATATTCCGAAACGGCGGATCTGAAAGAAGCGCAAAAACTGATGAAAGAAGGCGTAGATTTCGGATTGTTGTCAGAAGCTGGTTTGCCCTGCATTGGAGATCCGGGAAATATTATCGTTGGTTGGTCGCATAAGAACAACGTAAAGGTCATTCCTGTCAACGGACCAAGTTCTTTCGTTCTGGCTTTGATCGCTAGCGGATTTAATGGTCAGCAATTTTCATTCAACGGTTATTTGGCAATCGAGAAAGATAAGAAGAAAAAGGAGATTCAACAGTTGGAAAGTCTGGTGGAGAAAACGGGATTCACGCAGATCTTTATGGAGACGCCTTACCGCAACAATCCACTTTTCGAAGATTTGACGAAGTTCCTAAATCCAAATACAAAACTCTGCATCGCCTCCAATATCAACGATCCGGAAAATGAATTCATCAAAACAAGAACCATCAACGATTGGAAAAAAAACAAACCGGAATTGCATAAGATTCCCACAGTTTTTCTGATTGGGAAATAA
- a CDS encoding bestrophin family ion channel: MNASNRYKVSHFIMWSREKIIKMLIISTIPTLLFYFLGWKWLAIPWVPIALLGTATAFISGFRNTQTYGRLWEARQIYGSIINNSRSFGIMIKDFIRQNNSDEEKRLHKELFYRHFAWLTALRFQLREVKAWENVKTRPYNRRYLQYYKVPEWECELGEELKNYIDQNEINFLLEKKNRATQIITLQSETLRKLHESGSVNDFNYTALENQLKDFYDQQGRCERIKNFPYPRQFSTINTYFTNLFCILLPLGFLNEFAKLENNYIWLTIPFSMLLGWVFLVLEQIGESCENPFEGGANDVPISQISRMIEIDMRDMLNETNLPQAIQPSNGILM, encoded by the coding sequence ATGAACGCATCCAATCGCTACAAAGTTTCCCACTTCATTATGTGGAGTCGCGAGAAAATCATCAAAATGCTCATCATCAGCACAATTCCAACATTGCTATTTTATTTTTTAGGGTGGAAATGGCTGGCAATTCCGTGGGTTCCAATTGCACTTTTGGGAACTGCGACCGCTTTTATTTCCGGATTCAGGAATACACAGACCTATGGCAGGCTTTGGGAAGCGAGGCAGATCTACGGTTCCATCATCAACAACAGTCGGAGTTTTGGAATAATGATCAAAGATTTCATCAGACAAAATAATTCTGATGAGGAAAAACGCTTGCACAAAGAATTGTTCTATCGTCATTTTGCTTGGTTGACTGCTTTGAGGTTTCAATTGCGAGAGGTGAAAGCTTGGGAAAACGTGAAAACGCGACCTTACAACAGACGTTATCTTCAATATTATAAAGTTCCGGAATGGGAATGTGAACTTGGCGAAGAATTGAAAAATTACATTGATCAAAACGAGATCAATTTCCTTCTCGAAAAGAAAAACCGGGCAACGCAAATCATCACCTTGCAATCCGAAACCTTGAGGAAACTTCACGAGTCTGGTTCTGTTAATGATTTTAATTATACGGCGTTGGAAAATCAGCTAAAAGATTTTTATGATCAACAAGGCAGATGCGAAAGAATCAAGAACTTTCCCTATCCAAGACAGTTTTCCACAATCAATACCTACTTCACCAATCTTTTCTGCATCCTCTTACCTTTGGGTTTTCTGAATGAATTTGCAAAATTGGAAAACAATTACATTTGGCTGACGATTCCCTTTAGTATGTTGTTGGGTTGGGTCTTTTTAGTTTTGGAACAGATCGGTGAAAGTTGCGAAAACCCGTTTGAAGGCGGTGCTAATGATGTTCCAATCTCACAAATAAGCCGAATGATAGAAATCGATATGCGCGATATGTTGAATGAAACAAACCTTCCACAAGCAATCCAGCCATCCAATGGAATATTGATGTGA
- the dnaA gene encoding chromosomal replication initiator protein DnaA: protein MNENLVLIWDRCLQFMRDNLNAAEDNTDLKKLENSFDLLFDKVQPISLVNNNLTLLVPSDFYKEYIEDNYLSLLSAALKKNIGKGVKLWYSVMENKPSGKEKPITMNVKGISTQQPKIQEARPVLRENNVNAFAVPGIKKINIDSNLKADQSFDNFIEGESNKFASTVARSIAKRPGSTAFNPLFVYGGYGVGKTHLAQAIGLEVKSTYPEKVVLYQSSEKFIQDFVKAAKSQNKTDFQHYYQMIDVLIIDDIQFLSGKAATQDSFFHIFDYLHQNGKQIILTSDKAPADILDTQERIISRFKWGLSAEIKSPNFDTRRKIIVDKLSRDGIELTDDMLDYLASEVKTNGVRELIGVVNAVIAYSTVYKSDFSLDLLKDTINKLATTQKKTINIPYIQEIVCDYFGIQREQLLSKTRKREIALPRQLAMYFAKEYTNATFTKIGEEMGGKDHSTVMYACDTIRDVSKIDKELKKYIKDLKEKIAQ from the coding sequence ATGAATGAAAATTTAGTATTAATCTGGGATAGGTGTCTCCAATTTATGAGGGACAATCTAAACGCAGCGGAGGACAACACAGACCTCAAAAAGTTAGAAAACTCTTTCGACTTGTTATTTGATAAAGTTCAGCCAATTTCTTTGGTGAACAATAATCTTACGTTGCTTGTTCCTAGTGATTTTTACAAAGAATATATCGAGGACAATTACTTGTCTTTACTGTCTGCTGCGCTTAAAAAAAATATCGGTAAAGGGGTGAAATTGTGGTATTCTGTGATGGAAAACAAACCATCTGGGAAGGAAAAACCAATTACGATGAACGTAAAAGGGATTTCTACACAACAACCTAAGATCCAAGAAGCGAGACCAGTTCTTAGAGAAAATAACGTCAATGCTTTTGCGGTGCCAGGCATCAAAAAGATCAACATTGATTCTAACCTGAAAGCCGACCAATCTTTTGATAATTTCATCGAGGGAGAAAGTAACAAGTTTGCTTCAACCGTTGCGAGATCGATTGCGAAAAGACCTGGTTCTACGGCCTTCAATCCATTGTTTGTTTACGGAGGTTATGGTGTTGGGAAAACGCATTTGGCCCAAGCGATTGGTTTGGAAGTGAAATCGACTTATCCGGAGAAAGTGGTTTTGTATCAATCTTCAGAAAAATTCATTCAGGATTTTGTGAAAGCGGCGAAGTCCCAGAACAAGACAGATTTTCAACATTATTATCAGATGATCGATGTTTTGATCATCGATGATATTCAGTTCTTGTCTGGTAAAGCGGCGACACAAGACAGTTTCTTCCATATTTTTGATTATTTGCATCAAAACGGAAAACAGATCATTCTAACTTCTGATAAGGCACCTGCTGATATTCTTGATACTCAGGAGCGTATTATTTCCCGTTTCAAATGGGGACTTTCTGCAGAGATCAAATCACCAAATTTCGATACGAGAAGAAAGATTATCGTTGATAAATTAAGTCGCGACGGAATCGAATTGACAGACGATATGCTGGATTATCTAGCATCGGAAGTTAAGACAAATGGTGTAAGAGAACTGATCGGCGTTGTAAATGCCGTTATCGCTTACTCAACAGTTTATAAATCTGATTTCAGTCTTGACCTATTAAAAGACACCATCAATAAGTTAGCGACGACTCAGAAGAAAACCATCAATATTCCTTACATCCAAGAGATTGTTTGTGATTATTTCGGGATTCAAAGAGAGCAGCTATTGTCTAAAACTAGAAAAAGAGAAATCGCGTTACCAAGACAATTGGCTATGTATTTCGCAAAAGAATATACCAATGCAACTTTCACGAAAATTGGTGAGGAAATGGGTGGAAAAGACCACTCAACAGTGATGTACGCTTGCGACACCATTCGAGACGTTTCGAAGATCGACAAAGAGTTGAAAAAATACATCAAGGATCTGAAAGAAAAGATCGCTCAATAA